The Sander vitreus isolate 19-12246 chromosome 5, sanVit1, whole genome shotgun sequence genome includes a region encoding these proteins:
- the srrd gene encoding SRR1-like protein isoform X4, giving the protein MKGNPAEISYLTIRFYTGKHKYFRLPVFHQTLYPEKCVSFFSIYMSELRCEEFCQQWKEQVFVAGSAALSKPPENRDTEGTTDQLGSRRDGRRCQQLECVCYGLGSFSSCVSARFQLAMLLLLLDAGQIPPRDCYVYDPMFSSGERDVLRELGLTVLTENEEGKRLVTKPTLFYLMHCGKALYNNLLWKNWSTQCLPLMIIIGNSFNGMMDRTIEREFKRDYSYITQAVSVCEEEQLPCPSRLIDIFSDTAVITFPTSSLNKLPQSTWAEPPEPKYQHCPDLEIIQRETQS; this is encoded by the exons ATGAAGGGTAACCCAGCTGAAATCAGCTATCTCACCATTCGGTTTTACACAGGAAAACATAAGTATTTCCGGTTGCCGGTGTTTCACCAAACATTGTACCCCGAaaaatgtgtttcctttttCTCAATTTACAT GTCTGAGCTAAGATGCGAGGAGTTTTGTCAACAGTGGAAAG AGCAGGTGTTTGTGGCAGGATCAGCAGCCCTCTCAAAACCTCCAGAGAACAGGGACACCGAGGGCACCACCGACCAGCTGGGGAGCCGCAGAGATGGCAGACGATGTCAACAGCTGGAGTGTGTTTGTTATGGCCTTGGCTCCTTTTCCTCCTGTGTCTCAGCTCGCTTCCAGCTTGccatgttgctgctgctgctggatgcAGGACAG ATTCCACCAAGGGACTGCTATGTTTATGACCCCATGTTCTCATCTGGAGAGAGGGATGTCTTAAGAGAGCTGGGTCTGACTGTACTCACAGAAAATGAG GAAGGGAAGCGTCTGGTGACTAAACCCACACTCTTTTACCTGATGCATTGTGGGAAAGCCCTGTACAACAACCTTCTGTGGAAAAATTGGAGTacacaatgtcttcctctgatgatAATCATTGGAAACAGCTTCAATGGCATGATGGACAG GACAATCGAGAGAGAGTTCAAGCGGGACTACAGCTACATTACTcaggctgtgtctgtgtgtgaggaggAACAGCTGCCTTGTCCATCCCGTCTGATTGACATCTTCAGTGACACTGCAGTCATCACCTTTCCTACCAGCAGCCTAAACAAACTCCCACAATCCACCTGGGCAGAGCCGCCTGAACCAAAGTACCAACACTGCCCTGATTTGGAGATAATTCAGAGGGAAACACAGAGCTGA
- the LOC144518156 gene encoding LOW QUALITY PROTEIN: clustered mitochondria protein homolog (The sequence of the model RefSeq protein was modified relative to this genomic sequence to represent the inferred CDS: inserted 1 base in 1 codon), with translation MKDKVRRGGKNQAKADVMSLTGGKDAVGMKSHEDTSFPVKIQGAGVEPFELQVHGFWLVQDAVMTLLSRDEVCPRSNLSLALAGTTLDPLAELQSLKGLKPGVILRLVEEPYTAHSARLHLARVLELLRASGPQDALKEGRSPSILETLTHTHTPDSSLPNGKSLKRSLSNTKTEKNNQDGAPPEYLLPGSSERPLMALLPHSSQPEAPTYLRDLSLSCWNPAPGHRKLQGDFLYITVVTMEGRRFDITSCPKGFFLNRSTEEMFDPRPAQSSPVCHSLTDLLCHISPTFKQTLTTLKNRSQLPPVEVMPTPYHTLSWLGPPCASRTHKNTFSRLGVDEQSGTEAPDWNEELQAARDLPQGSLEDRLQRDRALLQVNCAFVRAVKQGAETVVDSFVEPVNGNPEDPAFLWGGLFMSQGAASTMFGGERGRRAAQRLELKAVQAYSNIEGLHTLPTAVVDYRGVRLSAQGLAPGLEGSEQDQASAPASRGLLYGVNAGPQESPQRRRLLELLAQAAKSLSLQRHVVVAPNGHKVPLFTSVEAQGLLGADGRFYILDVFRTFPADANFCQEVETECQTVTGEEESDKSCEEDKEKKACVKEGWPENYHSDSGFPKSFPHGLCRLRPELVQAFIQHKHCQFTQHVREMLDENGGFEECATACDSRATKAVRAACKEVGSVSDIIFEMRFNPSVFSPEVSFPTGESKSTNLQERLLREAAAFIITHQIPAFVEYCLQSNEAPMDGVSLKLALHQRGINLRYLGHVITTISQSEHKERLRHITRSVIGEIFTRSTRRVFNNFLQGVDVPSLSAAVSHFLCCLLVXHFTPTPVGEETKKKSRRRGRGAGAPESSTPWSTLTGSELWNLLCQDAAETYNISDSLGSGPNHLVEHYSLQKLSLLREFCLKTGIQLRLRDYVFDNQNKAPISPDDVLNIFPVVKHIHMPTVDASKAFSAAQNFIQKGLLDQAHEHLKEAAYLFGRVCDDLHPEACYCHSMLAKVAFVQGKAAEARSVQLKAVVISERVLGFDHPNTIQQYALLGVYAFAGGETALAQKCLLRARLLMLTVHGEDHPYTATLDSCLGLVLTGDQRGLFLKNALRLNISFFGPSHLHTALNQHLLAHWMCSKGDYRSAMTHEKEALTAFTMLGEDHPQARCSKEFLCTITKQAVKVERSLRQAGADCTEQTVECLTSTSDTVLEQMVLVTGIRSITHRDGLQEYKKKHKELKAAVAKELGFIVTNELVASETVNVEERGSDQETGSGKEAEDGGSSALKNTSKSQEKKPVKETSVKSVAIVSANGHVVESAEENQHEEKKDVDGGDSDRAASDAEVKIVNGESKVRAAGQETVTSAPNEVHSNTANGEIKYGAKIDEMKSESDEVNGKINGACDITVSPSVLKSKGTWADVVSKANGAGSIHTAANGVADNVTADGKAEE, from the exons ATGAAGGACAAAgtcaggagaggaggaaaaaatcAGGCCAAGGCTG ATGTAATGAGCCTGACTGGTGGCAAGGATGCTGTTGGTATGAAGTCACATGAGGACACATCGTTCCCTGTGAAGATCCAGGGAGCAGGAGTAGAGCCATTTGAGCTGCAG GTCCATGGATTTTGGCTTGTACAAGATGCAGTAATGACTCTGCTTTCGAGGGATGAGGTGTGTCCACGGTCAAACTTGTCGCTGGCACTAGCTGGTACGACTCTGGACCCCCTCGCAGAACTGCAAAGCCTCAAGGGGCTAAAACCAGGAGTCATCCTTCGCCTGGTGGAAG AACCCTACACCGCCCACTCAGCCAGGCTCCATCTGGCTCGTGTGCTGGAGCTGCTGAGAGCGTCTGGACCTCAGGATGCACTGAAAGAAGGACGCTCACCAAGCATACTGgagacactcacacatacacacacaccag ACTCCAGCTTACCGAATGGAAAGAGCCTGAAACGCTCATTAagcaacacaaaaacagaaaaaaacaatcaggACGGAGCTCCACCTGAGTACCTCCTCCCTGGTTCCTCAGAGAGACCACTCATGGCCCTGCTACCACACAGCTCCCAACCAGAG GCCCCCACTTACCTGAGAGACTTGTCTCTCAGCTGTTGGAACCCGGCTCCAGGACACAGGAAGCTGCAGGGAGATTTCCTGTATATCACTGTGGTGACAATGGAGGGACGACGTTTTGACATCACATCCTGTCCTAAAGGTTTCTTCCTCAATAG GTCTACAGAAGAAATGTTTGATCCTCGTCCTGCACAGTCTTCCCCAGTCTGTCATAGTTTGACTGACCTGCTCTGTCACATCAGCCCTACCTTCAAACAAACTTTGACCACCCTCAAAAACAG GTCTCAGTTACCTCCAGTAGAGGTGATGCCCACTCCTTACCACACCCTGAGCTGGCTTGGGCCTCCCTGTGCCTCTCGCACTCACAAAAACACCTTCAGCAGACTGGGAGTGGATGAACAGTCAGGAACAGAG gCTCCAGACTGGAATGAGGAGTTGCAAGCTGCCAGAGATCTTCCACAAGGCAGTCTGGAGGATaggctgcagagagacagagctcTGCTCCAG GTGAACTGTGCATTTGTTAGGGCTGTGAAGCAGGGGGCAGAGACTGTTGTAGACAGCTTTGTGGAGCCAGTGAATGGAAACCCTGAGGACCCAGCTTTTCTGTGGGGCGGCCTGTTCATGAGCCAGGGGGCAGCAAGCACAATGTTTGGTGGGGAGAGAGGTCGCAG GGCTGCTCAGAGGCTGGAGCTGAAAGCAGTACAGGCCTACAGTAATATCGAGGGGCTCCACACTCTACCTACAGCCGTTGTGGACTACAGAGGAGTGCGTCTGTCTGCTCAGGGTCTTGCCCCTGGGTTGGAAGGCTCAGAGCAGGACCAGGCATCTGCTCCTGCCTCAAG AGGCTTGCTGTACGGGGTAAATGCAGGACCTCAAGAGTCCCCCCAACGCAGACGTCTGCTAGAACTCTTGGCTCAGGCTgccaaatctctctctctccagagaCATGTTGTTGTGGCGCCCAATGGTCACAAGGTACCCCTTTTCACCTCAGTGGAAGCTCAGGGGCTGTTGGGGGCTGATGGGAGGTTCTACATACTGGATGTGTTCAGGACCTTCCCAGCTGATGCCAACTTCTGCCAAGAGGTGGAGACAGAATGTCAGACAGTCACTGGAGAAGAGGAGAGCGATAAAAGCTGCGAAGAGGACAAAGAGAAGAAGGCTTGTGTAAAAGAAGGTTGGCCAGAGAATTATCACTCAGACTCTGGGTTTCCAAAGAGCTTCCCTCACGGGCTCTGTAGACTGAGGCCAGAGCTGGTGCAGGCCTTCATTCAGCACAA acATTGCCAGTTCACACAGCATGTCAGGGAGATGTTGGACGAGAATGGAGGCTTTGAAGAATGTGCAACAGCGT GTGACTCTCGAGCCACTAAGGCAGTACGAGCTGCTTGTAAAGAAGTGGGCTCAGTCAGCGACATCATCTTTGAGATGCGCTTCAACCCAAGCGTCTTTTCTCCAG AAGTGTCCTTCCCTACTGGTGAAAGTAAGTCGACGAATCTGCAGGAGAGGTTACTGAGGGAAGCAGCAGCTTTCATCATCACACATCAGATACCAGCCTTT GTGGAGTATTGCCTACAAAGCAATGAGGCCCCAATGGATGGAGTTTCTCTAAAACTGGCCCTACACCAGAGAGGCATCAACCTCCGGTATCTGGGCCACGTCATCACAACCATCAGCCAGTCAGAACACAAGGAGCGCCTGAGGCATATAACG AGATCGGTCATAGGGGAAATCTTCACCCGCTCTACAAGAAGAGTGTTCAACAATTTCCTTCAG GGTGTGGACGTGCCTAGTCTCTCTGCAGCTGTCAGTCACTTCCTGTGCTGCCTATTGG CCCACTTCACACCCACTCCTGTGGGGGAGGAGACTAAGAAGAAGTCAAGGCGGCGTGGCCGAGGGGCCGGGGCCCCTGAAAGCAGCACGCCCTGGAGTACGCTCACAGGGTCTGAGCTGTGGAACCTGCTCTGCCAGGATGCTGCTGAAACATATAACATCTCTGACAGCCTTGG CTCTGGTCCGAACCACCTGGTGGAGCACTACAGCCTTCAGAAGCTCTCTTTGCTCAGAGAGTTCTGTTTAAAGACTGGAATACAG TTAAGACTGAGAGACTACGTCTTCGACAACCAAAACAAAGCTCCCATCAGTCCAGACGACGTCCTCAACATATTTCCTGTTGTCAAGCACATTCACATGCCAACTGTGGATGCTTCAAAAGCATTTAGTGCTGCACAGAACTTCATTCAAAAGG gtctgctggaTCAGGCCCATGAGCACCTGAAAGAAGCAGCCTACTTGTTTGGTAGGGTGTGTGATGACCTGCACCCTGAGGCCTGTTACTGTCACAGCATGTTGGCCAAGGTGGCATTCGTGCAGGGCAAGGCAGCTGAG GCTCGCAGTGTCCAGCTGAAAGCAGTGGTCATCAGCGAGAGAGTGCTTGGCTTTGACCATCCAAACACTATCCAGCAATAT GCCCTCTTGGGTGTGTATGCGTTTGCTGGAGGGGAGACTGCCCTGGCCCAGAAGTGTCTCCTCAGAGCTCGTCTGCTAATGCTAACAGTCCATGGAGAGGACCATCCCTACACCGCAACACTGGAT AGCTGTCTTGGGTTGGTGCTTACAGGAGATCAGAGAGGGCTGTTCTTAAAGAACGCCCTCAGACTCAACATCTCCTTCTTTGGCCCCTCACATCTGCACACTGCTCTCAA TCAGCACCTGTTGGCCCACTGGATGTGCAGCAAAGGTGACTACCGAAGTGCTATGACCCACGAGAAAGAGGCACTTACTGCTTTTACCATG CTTGGAGAGGATCACCCTCAGGCACGCTGCAGCAAAGAGTTTCTGTGCACCATAACCAAGCAAGCAGTGAAGGTGGAACGTTCTCTCAGACAGGCAGGAGCTGACTGCACGGAGCAGACAGTGGAG TGTCTAACTTCCACATCTGACACTGTGCTGGAGCAAATGGTTCTGGTGACAGGGATCAGGAGCATTACACACAG AGATGGGCTTCAGGAGTATAAGAAGAAACACAAAGAACTAAAGGCAGCGGTGGCAAAAGAACTGGGATTCATAGTAACTAACGAGCTCGTCGCCTCAGAGACTGTGAACGTAGAAGAGAGAGGCTCAGATCAGGAAACAGGAAGCGGGAAGGAAGCTGAGGATGGAGGAAGCTCAGCATTAAAGAATACCAGCAAAAGCCAAGAGAAGAAGCCAGTGAAAGAGACCTCGGTGAAGAGTGTTGCTATAGTTTCAGCTAATGGTCACGTGGTGGAGTCAGCTGAAGAGAACCAGCATGAGGAGAAAAAGGATGTAGATGGAGGAGACAGTGACAGAGCAGCTTCAGATGCTGAGGTCAAGATAGTGAATGGGGAGTCAAAGGTCAGGGCTGCAGGACAGGAAACTGTGACCAGTGCACCAAATGAAGTACACAGCAACACAGCCAATGGGGAGATCAAATATGGTGCAAAAATTGATGAGATGAAGTCAGAGTCAGATGAGGTTAATGGTAAAATAAATGGAGCCTGTGACATCACCGTAAGTCCATCAGTCCTTAAAAGTAAAGGAACCTGGGCAGATGTTGTTTCAAAGGCTAATGGAGCAGGAAGCATACACACAGCAGCCAATGGAGTAGCAGATAATGTCACTGCTGATGGAAAAGCTGAAGAGTGA
- the ddhd2 gene encoding triacylglycerol hydrolase DDHD2 — protein sequence MSQSPGEEGGLPQAAPNINLDNPTQSVATGDTPEDQVSPVVDEASPSSTFSFEMLDMESVPAPYQEVQPHWFFCRRSDDNTSWLPFSREDSDKLENACNTVKDEEDEVVIAVEGERYDVHVKERKRYAVYWEQGPTEVRRCTWFYKGDKDTIFLPYPEDSSKSLEDAYMIAVTLNEWKRKLEFSNGETVILHNPKLIMQYQPIGLQDDWASSPSEQTRPQTVKRGVNNISVEIPDGEPEKVDHLVFMVHGIGPACDLRFRSIIQCVNDFRSASLSLLASHYKHAQQDGQIGRVEFLPVNWHNALHGDATGVDEDIQRITLPSISRLRHFTNDTLLDLFFYNSPTYCQTIVDTVASEINKLHTLFKQRHSEFKGAVSVVGHSLGSLILFDLLTNQRTGSKAREGVPSGEPFRLNCDTLQQTLTRLGLEQYLDTLQAENLDLESLALCQDSDLKDLGIPLGPRKKILNYVRRKWLSEDCKKRAVCLPPGLQVPPQVTSDHDGNQSSGLTTQQSQFHRAQSVTSAVDYEYFDVGIGQVSIDYPQLAFQPQTFFAFGSPIGMFLTVRGLKHIDPNYTFPTCKSFYNIYHPYDPVAYRLEPMIVTEVDLEPMLIPHHKGRKRMHLELKDSLTRMGMDLKNNVWGLLRTACQSFARPPVAALPSVDEGDTTIKRGLQERHRECEEAESSVSAGQTEQPEIKVGMLNGGRRIDYVLQEKPIESFNEYLFAIQSHLCYWESEDTALLLLKEIYDKQGVAFEQPQQ from the exons ATGTCACAGAGtcctggtgaggaggggggtcTACCTCAGGCTGCCCCTAACATCAACCTAGACAACCCCACCCAGTCTGTGGCAACAGGCGATACACCTGAAGATCAG GTATCACCTGTGGTTGATGAGGCCTCTCCTTCTTCCACGTTCTCCTTTGAGATGCTTGACATGGAGTCGGTCCCAGCTCCTTATCAAGAAGTGCAGCCTCACTGGTTCTTCTGTCGACGGAGCGATGACAACACCTCCTGGCTTCCTTTCAGCAGAGAAGACTCTGACAAACTAGAGAATGCCTGCAACACTG TAAAAGACGAGGAGGATGAGGTAGTGATAGCTGTGGAAGGAGAGCGGTATGATGTACATGTCAAGGAGAGGAAGCGCTATGCTGTGTACTGGGAGCAAGGCCCCACTGAAGTCCGCCGCTGTACCTGGTTCTATAAAGGAGACAAAGACACAATTTTCCTGCCTTACCCTGAGGACTCCAGCAAGAGTCTGGAG GATGCCTATATGATAGCAGTGACCTTGAATGAATGGAAGAGGAAACTGGAGTTTTCCAATGGAGAGACTGTCATCTTACACAATCCCAAA CTAATAATGCAGTATCAGCCAATAGGATTGCAGGATGATTGGGCGTCCTCCCCTTCGGAGCAGACCCGGCCTCAAACAGTCAAGAGGGGAGTGAACAACATCTCTGTAGAAATACCtgatg gTGAACCAGAAAAGGTAGACCACCTTGTCTTTATGGTCCATGGCATCGGCCCTGCATGTGACTTGCGCTTCAGATCCATCATACAGTGTG TAAATGACTTCAGGAGTGCTTCCCTGTCCCTCCTGGCCTCTCATTATAAGCATGCTCAGCAGGATGGCCAGATAGGAAGAGTGGAGTTCCTCCCAGTCAACTGGCACAATGCTCTTCACGGGGATGCCACTGGTGTGGACGA GGACATCCAGAGAATCACTCTACCCAGCATCAGCAGGCTGAGACATTTCACCAACGACACTCTGCTGGACCTGTTTTTCTATAACAGCCCCACCTATTGCCAGACCATAGTGGACACAGTGGCCTCAGAGATCAACAAGCTCCACACCCTCTTTAAACAGAGACACTCAGAATTTAAAGGGGCAGTTTCAGTAGTAGGCCATAGCCTGG GTTCGCTGATCCTGTTTGacctgctgaccaatcagaggacTGGATCAAAAGCCAGAGAGGGG GTGCCCTCTGGTGAGCCCTTTCGTCTGAACTGTGACACACTGCAGCAGACTCTGACCAGACTGGGCCTAGAGCAATACCTGGATACACTACAGGCAGAAAACCTAGACCTGGAATCACtg GCTCTTTGCCAAGACAGTGATCTCAAAGATTTAGGAATTCCTCTTGGACCTCGGAAGAAGATCCTGAACTACGTCAGGAGGAAATGGCTTTCAGAG GATTGTAAGAAAAGGGCAGTATGCCTGCCACCTGGGTTGCAAGTTCCACCTCAAGTAACCAGCGATCACGATGGTAACCAGTCTTCAGGATTAACGACGCAGCAGTCCCAGTTTCACAGGGCACAGTCTGTCACCAGTGCTGTAGACTACGAATACTTTGATGTCGGCATTGGACAG GTATCCATTGATTACCCACAGCTGGCTTTCCAACCTCAAACATTTTTTGCTTTTGGCTCTCCTATTGGAATGTTCCTGACCGTTCGTGGGCTCAAACACATTGATCCTAACTACACCTTCCCAACCTGCAAGAGCTTTTACAACATCTACCACCCG TATGACCCTGTGGCTTATCGGTTAGAGCCTATGATTGTAACGGAGGTGGATCTGGAGCCCATGCTGATCCCTCACCATAAAGGCCGCAAGAGAATGCACCTGG AACTAAAGGACAGCTTGACCCGTATGGGCATGGATTTGAAGAACAATGTTTGGGGATTGTTACGGACAGCGTGTCAGTCCTTTGCCAGACCACCAGTTGCTGCACTGCCCTCGGTGGATGAAGGAGACACTACAATAAAGAGAGGCCTTCAAGAGAGACACA GAGAGTGTGAGGAGGCAGAGTCCTCAGTGTCGGCAGGGCAGACGGAGCAGCCTGAGATTAAAGTGGGGATGTTGAACGGAGGACGAAGGATCGACTACGTACTTCAGGAAAAACCCATTGAGAGCTTCAATGAGTACCTGTTTGCCATCCAGTCTCATCTTTGTTACTG GGAATCTGAGGATACTGCTCTCCTGCTGCTAAAGGAGATATACGACAAGCAAGGTGTGGCCTTTGAACAGCCACAACAGTAA
- the srrd gene encoding SRR1-like protein isoform X1, which produces MSDTGEEWQVARRRKGAARKSKPIQVSSHSTCCQEQLDIGKTVKRIRDTVSELRCEEFCQQWKGILSSEQVFVAGSAALSKPPENRDTEGTTDQLGSRRDGRRCQQLECVCYGLGSFSSCVSARFQLAMLLLLLDAGQIPPRDCYVYDPMFSSGERDVLRELGLTVLTENEEGKRLVTKPTLFYLMHCGKALYNNLLWKNWSTQCLPLMIIIGNSFNGMMDRTIEREFKRDYSYITQAVSVCEEEQLPCPSRLIDIFSDTAVITFPTSSLNKLPQSTWAEPPEPKYQHCPDLEIIQRETQS; this is translated from the exons ATGTCGGACACCGGGGAGGAGTGGCAGGTGGCCCGGCGACGAAAAGGTGCAGCGCGAAAATCAAAACCAATTCAGGTGTCCTCACATTCAACATGCTGCCAGGAGCAGCTGGACATCGGGAAAACTGTTAAACGAATCAGAGACACAGT GTCTGAGCTAAGATGCGAGGAGTTTTGTCAACAGTGGAAAG GAATCTTGTCTTCAGAGCAGGTGTTTGTGGCAGGATCAGCAGCCCTCTCAAAACCTCCAGAGAACAGGGACACCGAGGGCACCACCGACCAGCTGGGGAGCCGCAGAGATGGCAGACGATGTCAACAGCTGGAGTGTGTTTGTTATGGCCTTGGCTCCTTTTCCTCCTGTGTCTCAGCTCGCTTCCAGCTTGccatgttgctgctgctgctggatgcAGGACAG ATTCCACCAAGGGACTGCTATGTTTATGACCCCATGTTCTCATCTGGAGAGAGGGATGTCTTAAGAGAGCTGGGTCTGACTGTACTCACAGAAAATGAG GAAGGGAAGCGTCTGGTGACTAAACCCACACTCTTTTACCTGATGCATTGTGGGAAAGCCCTGTACAACAACCTTCTGTGGAAAAATTGGAGTacacaatgtcttcctctgatgatAATCATTGGAAACAGCTTCAATGGCATGATGGACAG GACAATCGAGAGAGAGTTCAAGCGGGACTACAGCTACATTACTcaggctgtgtctgtgtgtgaggaggAACAGCTGCCTTGTCCATCCCGTCTGATTGACATCTTCAGTGACACTGCAGTCATCACCTTTCCTACCAGCAGCCTAAACAAACTCCCACAATCCACCTGGGCAGAGCCGCCTGAACCAAAGTACCAACACTGCCCTGATTTGGAGATAATTCAGAGGGAAACACAGAGCTGA
- the srrd gene encoding SRR1-like protein isoform X2: protein MSDTGEEWQVARRRKGAARKSKPIQVSSHSTCCQEQLDIGKTVKRIRDTVSELRCEEFCQQWKEQVFVAGSAALSKPPENRDTEGTTDQLGSRRDGRRCQQLECVCYGLGSFSSCVSARFQLAMLLLLLDAGQIPPRDCYVYDPMFSSGERDVLRELGLTVLTENEEGKRLVTKPTLFYLMHCGKALYNNLLWKNWSTQCLPLMIIIGNSFNGMMDRTIEREFKRDYSYITQAVSVCEEEQLPCPSRLIDIFSDTAVITFPTSSLNKLPQSTWAEPPEPKYQHCPDLEIIQRETQS from the exons ATGTCGGACACCGGGGAGGAGTGGCAGGTGGCCCGGCGACGAAAAGGTGCAGCGCGAAAATCAAAACCAATTCAGGTGTCCTCACATTCAACATGCTGCCAGGAGCAGCTGGACATCGGGAAAACTGTTAAACGAATCAGAGACACAGT GTCTGAGCTAAGATGCGAGGAGTTTTGTCAACAGTGGAAAG AGCAGGTGTTTGTGGCAGGATCAGCAGCCCTCTCAAAACCTCCAGAGAACAGGGACACCGAGGGCACCACCGACCAGCTGGGGAGCCGCAGAGATGGCAGACGATGTCAACAGCTGGAGTGTGTTTGTTATGGCCTTGGCTCCTTTTCCTCCTGTGTCTCAGCTCGCTTCCAGCTTGccatgttgctgctgctgctggatgcAGGACAG ATTCCACCAAGGGACTGCTATGTTTATGACCCCATGTTCTCATCTGGAGAGAGGGATGTCTTAAGAGAGCTGGGTCTGACTGTACTCACAGAAAATGAG GAAGGGAAGCGTCTGGTGACTAAACCCACACTCTTTTACCTGATGCATTGTGGGAAAGCCCTGTACAACAACCTTCTGTGGAAAAATTGGAGTacacaatgtcttcctctgatgatAATCATTGGAAACAGCTTCAATGGCATGATGGACAG GACAATCGAGAGAGAGTTCAAGCGGGACTACAGCTACATTACTcaggctgtgtctgtgtgtgaggaggAACAGCTGCCTTGTCCATCCCGTCTGATTGACATCTTCAGTGACACTGCAGTCATCACCTTTCCTACCAGCAGCCTAAACAAACTCCCACAATCCACCTGGGCAGAGCCGCCTGAACCAAAGTACCAACACTGCCCTGATTTGGAGATAATTCAGAGGGAAACACAGAGCTGA
- the srrd gene encoding SRR1-like protein isoform X3, with protein sequence MKGNPAEISYLTIRFYTGKHKYFRLPVFHQTLYPEKCVSFFSIYMSELRCEEFCQQWKGILSSEQVFVAGSAALSKPPENRDTEGTTDQLGSRRDGRRCQQLECVCYGLGSFSSCVSARFQLAMLLLLLDAGQIPPRDCYVYDPMFSSGERDVLRELGLTVLTENEEGKRLVTKPTLFYLMHCGKALYNNLLWKNWSTQCLPLMIIIGNSFNGMMDRTIEREFKRDYSYITQAVSVCEEEQLPCPSRLIDIFSDTAVITFPTSSLNKLPQSTWAEPPEPKYQHCPDLEIIQRETQS encoded by the exons ATGAAGGGTAACCCAGCTGAAATCAGCTATCTCACCATTCGGTTTTACACAGGAAAACATAAGTATTTCCGGTTGCCGGTGTTTCACCAAACATTGTACCCCGAaaaatgtgtttcctttttCTCAATTTACAT GTCTGAGCTAAGATGCGAGGAGTTTTGTCAACAGTGGAAAG GAATCTTGTCTTCAGAGCAGGTGTTTGTGGCAGGATCAGCAGCCCTCTCAAAACCTCCAGAGAACAGGGACACCGAGGGCACCACCGACCAGCTGGGGAGCCGCAGAGATGGCAGACGATGTCAACAGCTGGAGTGTGTTTGTTATGGCCTTGGCTCCTTTTCCTCCTGTGTCTCAGCTCGCTTCCAGCTTGccatgttgctgctgctgctggatgcAGGACAG ATTCCACCAAGGGACTGCTATGTTTATGACCCCATGTTCTCATCTGGAGAGAGGGATGTCTTAAGAGAGCTGGGTCTGACTGTACTCACAGAAAATGAG GAAGGGAAGCGTCTGGTGACTAAACCCACACTCTTTTACCTGATGCATTGTGGGAAAGCCCTGTACAACAACCTTCTGTGGAAAAATTGGAGTacacaatgtcttcctctgatgatAATCATTGGAAACAGCTTCAATGGCATGATGGACAG GACAATCGAGAGAGAGTTCAAGCGGGACTACAGCTACATTACTcaggctgtgtctgtgtgtgaggaggAACAGCTGCCTTGTCCATCCCGTCTGATTGACATCTTCAGTGACACTGCAGTCATCACCTTTCCTACCAGCAGCCTAAACAAACTCCCACAATCCACCTGGGCAGAGCCGCCTGAACCAAAGTACCAACACTGCCCTGATTTGGAGATAATTCAGAGGGAAACACAGAGCTGA